AACATCTTCCACCCCagtgattataaaaaataaaaagcaaatgtcaTCTAAAATGAAATAACTACCCACTGTCTACTGCCTGGCACTCTAATGCTCACTACTGCTCTGCTAAGATCTATGAAAATATATACCAACCATACCTATTACTATACCTTGGCCTGCCACCATAACTGCCCCACATACCATATGACGGACCCACTGACAGTCAGCCAACAAGCATTACATATGGATGGGCATGGGTTGGCATGCCTATGTGCCCTGAACTGAAAAGTAACAAGATATTCCACCAGGCAACAGAAGCCCTATTGGTAAATCAAGGCATTAGAGTTAACATAAGACATCATGTCCCACCCAACCTAGATACagatttggtatattttattctTCCCCATACAGTACGTCAATCACAAAGTCACTTGAAGAGTAattataatttaacataaaacagtgtttaataaaattatgGGATGAATATATAAAAGCTTcagacaataaacaaaacagaacattatTAACCTAAAGGCAGTGTTGTGTCAGATGTCTTCTTTTCAAGTAATCCCATCAAAGGAAACCACGAGATGCCACATTCATGTTCTCTTTAGCCTAACGCAGCTGCTCACATTGAATTGGCGGCACAGGAACCTTAAAGTTCAGATTCAGATGGAAGGACTTTTTCATATAAAGTTTGAAGAATTAATTTtggtcatttacattttacatgtattacatacattttttgaatcaggtttgaatgtaatttatttggctAGTATGGTGTACTGTGACTGAGCACACaagttattattgtattgtttaatgttttatgttatcaCATTTTACATGTTTGCTTTGCCATATGTCCATTGTTATATCACACACAGTACACACAGTACTGCAGATCCTTCTTCCAGTGATTAGATACCCAAAGGTTGATTGATTGTGGTCAATCGTTGCTAACTGAAAGAAGGCAATGAGCCATTTTAAGCATATATGGATGTTTTctcaaagctaaactccaggccaacagataaatacacagatcaaatacatatatagaaaccCGCCAAGGATCTATTCATATcatcctatcagcatgctcctggTTAGCACATGACCACTATCAAACAGCAGACTGGCTCCTGCTGCTGGttttctccctcccctctctgaGCTCCGCTGTACAAAATCTGCAAGAATACCAACTAGAAATGTTAGAGAATTACACTGCTTGCATAATAGAAatctttttaatatgattttattaatgGGTTAGGTGCATGCTATGTCTGCTgcatctggagttcagctttatgagACAGGTTGATTGGAGAAGCAAAATGGTCATAGCAGTATTGGGATGGTGGAGTAGAAATGTGATAAACTGTCCTGGCTATATGACCATTTTGCCAATGTACATTGTGGGAGAACACACATTAGCGCACAACTTACAACAATGTACATTATGTGTAATAGTATGCTGTGTTAGAAAAACATTGAGTCTTGAACAAAATTTGACCATTCTGTTATCTGGGCTGCCCATGGATTTGGATATAATTGATATGTGACCCTTACGAATCTTCAATTCTCTAAAATCTCCAAAAACAAAGAGTCCAAAAAACTATTTCctctcctgttggagcaaattgtaccagggttttttttttgccttcctctggatcaactatgtctatagggtttttatcggggatatgtttttttttttctagttgaacatgatggacttatgtctttctcaacctaactaactatgtaattatatcTTCAAGAAATATTCCAGGCTTGCTTTTGTTTGGCTCAGAGGCCAGTGAccagaagaaaaagcaaaaggtGGTCCGTTCTGATGGTGAGTCGACAGTGAGCCCTTGTGTCAAAATAACACAGGCCCATTTGAGGGTCTCTATTGGCTGAAGAGGGTCAGGAGCCCCCAAAGGGAAAACAACCATGGTCCCTTCATTGCATCACTAGTAATTATGGACAGAGgggtataaataataataattattggccCGGTGCTCCTCCCCACTTTGCAGGTTGTGGGAGGGATTTTACCATCCTAACTTATGCAGGACTGCTgctcctgcattgtatgtgatgacaTCGGAGTGCTTGAAACTGACAGAGCAGCAAAGAGAATTGGCTTGGCGGGATCAGTGGTTCAGCTGGGAGCAAGCCTGCAGGAATAGGGATAAGATACTGCATCTGACTGCCTTTTATGTTTCTCCCAAACAAAAATGATAACAATCCTTGTAGTGCAGGAGGAGCCTTAATTTCCATTATATGTGGACATTGTATTGATGCAAGCGGATGCTTTAAATGTAATGGGCccagaaaatgtatgtacatgcatttgctaaagcactgtgtatcataaacagttGCCATGTCCTCTTTTTTCCATCCATTGTTACATCTTGGTGCTGGTGATATCTTGAAGCCTCTTTGTAGCTACATTTTGCCTGCATGCATACCAATTATGGAAGTATTGCCCCCTATTATAGTTAGTGGCTAACCAAGATCCCAGGATCACCTAATAGTATTTCAATGAAAGCTGTAGATTAAAACAAAGTTTGCTCTCTTCTGCTATCAGCATGCTCTGTGCACAACCGATTGCCCTCCTATTCTGATTCTCCTACCCTATTTTGAGCTCTGTTATATAGAGACTAGAAAAAGTGATGCCAAGGTATATTCCTTTATGTAcaatgcttgcatttaaaaaaatatatttattcatgtgataaataatacatatttgcttttatttgtgtatttaatatCTGTCAAGTtcagcttatatgagattttagttagTGGGTTTACTTTAATCGTTGTAAAATATGTGAGAGGTAGAAACATCCAATGTGGAAAACTGtatatttgctgttgttttcaCCAAACTCAAGAGTCAATGTATTATATGTGAAGTCTGTGCAGCTGCACCGGGGCCCTCTGGAGTTCGGGGGACAATTTGCATTAATTGGGGGATCCTCATGTACTGAAACTCCCTCTACTGGTGGCGAAAAGTAGTGTTTTTTGATATTTCCAGGCAATGAGATTTGCCTCTCCCATTGGCCCTGGGGGCTGTTTTGGTTGAAAGAAATCTTTTCTTTGTGACATCACTATATCACAAAGGATTcacatacttttatttaaatatattacaataaatatgtttttggacATGGGCAGTAAAGGAATGGAGGAAAGGGGAGAAGGCAAATTTTGTGCTCCTACGGGGTTTATCTGCTATGTCCATCTTTGACCAAATTGGAATTTAACATTGCTAACCTTCCTTAATCAGGTCTCAGTAGGTTAAACTTATGTTTTTAGATCTTGGCTATTGTGTAGACGATAATGAGTTGAAGAATGTATACCTGTTGACCATCACTAGattttagctttttaataaaGAGTATCTCCTTGTTCCAACCATTTGTCCCAGTGAAATTTGGATTATTACATTGTATCTACTCAGGTCACCGACTAGTGTTTGAGATGTATAGGGAACATCAGCATATGGCATCTCCCTGGATGGAAGACAGGGCCAAAAGCTGGACCACTTCTGTATTTCATGACCCTATTTCAGGTCTTCCATATTAGCTCATATTAACTTGTAGTACCCAGAAAAATGTCAAGGGCctgacagttcttttttttgttataacattGGCGGCCTTGACAGAGCATCTGGATTCTGGTACCAAGGGTTGAAATTGTTCAAGTAATCAGGGGGCATGGGGGCAGTTCTTCCAGCTGAATGAAAGTCCCACATTGGAGGTCCATTAGGAGAGCATGGAGAAACTGATGAAGAATTCTGAGAGTGATCTCCATCTTGGACATTTGAACCTTGCTTGCTGACTTTTTTGTACTTGGATCTCTTGTTCTGAAACCATATTTTCACCTAGCatgaacagaaaaatagaaagtttCATTAACGTTAAAGAAAAACTCACAAGAAACACACTAGTCACATGCTGAAACCTTTTCTAGGGCTTCTAACCTGGTCTACTCATATTGAATTATCAGAGCATAAAAAGCCAAGAGTAAGAGGTTCACCCAAAGCCAAGCATGTTTTGACCAGGGCTTTTAACAGTTACCAAGGGCATTCATTATAACAAAGGGACATTTTTTGGGAAGGAACCAAGAGTAAGAGGTTCACCCAAAGCCAAGCAGGTTTTGGCCATGGCCTTCAACTGTTACCAAGGGCATTTATTATaacaaaggaacatttttttaagaaggaACCAAGAGTAGGAGGCTCATCCTAAGCCAAGCAGGTTTTAACTATGGCCTTCAACAGTTACCAGGGGCATTCATTATAACAAAGGAACATCTTTCGGCTTACTGGATGGATATTCCAGGAACATATCTCACCCCTTTAAGAACAAGCATACATCTTTTctatcatttttctatttagaaTCGGTTGGAATTGCTTCTTCAGTTGAGTGGAAAAGGTTGCCATTGAGAACCGATATCTTATAATGAAATAGAACATCTACTCATAACCATTTGGTCCTCACCTGGGTTTGGGTCAGGCCAAGTTGTGCCGCCAACTCTGCCCTTTCTGGAAGGGCTAAATACTGGGTTTGCTGGAACCTCTGATTGAGGGCTTGCAGCTGTAAACTGGAGTATATTGTTCGAGGTTTCCTGATTTTCTTCCCTTTTCCATTCATTCGAAGTTCTCCATTTTCTATCATCGTTGATTTTTCGAGTTCTGGAAAATAATAGTAAAGGCACTCAATAACAAAATTACATATTATGCTTATCATTATTagtaaattatgatttttttgatGTAATTGAGGTGGAATATATAGGAGTGATCATGTCTGCACAGTAtagaaattatacttttacttGCTGAAGTTTTGGTTGATCTTCTATGTGActatatgaatatttcatatcattttttccagccagcaggtggagctttaATTTCTTTTCAGGCTAATTTTAAgagctttcatgaaaaaaaagatgtttgcagAATTCAATAGCTAAAGCTTGATTTGAAATGGCCACTAAGTAAGTCTCATGAATGATCCATCCCTGCTCACTCTtgtactctttattttttatatgagttttttatattttttatatatattttatattttatattctgtacaaTGCTCAAATTGAACCTGAAACCAAACAGTTACAACAAACCCATaatgttaataaaagaaatgaaattgaCCTAAAGCCATTATAGTTTccctatagaaaaaaatgcctcTTAGAGACATGAAAACATAAGGTGTCctattctgacgcgtttcacctccTAGTAAGCTAAGTGACTAAGCTCCGCTAGGGGCAAGATATGAAGTTGAGTGTCATGTCCACCTGTGTTCAAAAAATCTTGAAGTAGAGAAAAATGTGACAGGTGCTCTCCATTCCATTCACAAGCTGGTGGTGTGTTCATGAGAGCCTTAGCTAAAAGTAAATGGTTTTCTAGATGTTGCTCGTTATTTATCCTTGAGGACCGAGAACATCTTGTGGTTAAACATCTTgaggataataaaaaaacttcATAGTGGACTGCCACTGAAAAATACATCAAACATCTATCTGAAATCTATAGATATTATGGTTTAATAGGGTATAGAAGTTCTGAAATAACATGCTTACATCCTGAGAAGTGTAGGGTTCTGTCAAAATGTGAAGATATGACGTTGTAGTGAACAAGGTCACCAATGGCCAGTAAAAAACACAAGGAATGTGGAAAGGCTGCATAGCACAGAGAAGGTTTGATGTGACAGTTAGGGACCTTTGATGACCTGTATTGACAGACCTTTAGAGGGTACAGGTGCGGGACAAGCAAAACACAAGTCACTTCTTGAAACTCTGTATACTGCCAGAACCTTCAAAACTAACTCTACTTTCAAAAAATACCGTAATCCTcaactctttttatttatttacatcaagGGAAAGTTGCAGTTTTGACCTCCATATGATGGTTGGCGGTTATGTTGGTTGGGGCATTGAAAGTCTATCTCATTGATGTTGAAAGACCTTCCTTGATTAGGATACCTACCCCAAGCCACAGAAGATTACTTTTCAAAGCTTAGCACAATTTGGTAGGCAGAAGATGAAGAAGCCcttgtaactcttgaaatagTTGTAAAATTACAAGCTTTTACAATCAGAAACATATCATCCCAATTTAAAGTGCATGAAAGATGTGGCAGAAAAATAGAATTTCCgtctaaaaaaagaataatagggCAATATTAGAGACTACTGTTGGCCATTGAACATACAGGTAAAGACGAGGCCTTCACTTATATGTACTATGCACTAATGAAAGATAAAGTTGTATGGCCTCATTACCAGTAGACCagtgttccatggaactctagggttcctccagaggttgctaggagttccctgagcaatgagcaatttgtgcctctcagatcagttaggATGACAGCAATGTTCTTTTAGGGTATCTTCCCCCTGCCTAgtaatataggaggcattcttcccactgatcacaatGCTAATATATTGGGAGCTTTAGTAaaggttccctgaaagttatttcaaggattcccccatgtaaaaaagaaagactGCAGTAGATGTTTGGTGCTAACTAAAGACAACATTTAAAGGGAATAAtgtcataccaactgtgaagtaCAGAGGTGGAAACGGTATAGTATAAAGCTGCTTTGCAGCTTTAGGGTTGGACAGCTTGCAATCACTTAGGTAACTATAAAATCTAATATCGTATCAAAGTGTTCATAATGAACGTGAAGCCACCTCTCGAAAAGCCTAAACCAGAAATGCAAGAACTCTAGCAAATCTACCATGGAATGGCTCAAACTTAAGGAATTGAGAATTTACTGATTTGATCtctaattaaaatattcaaaagcaAAGCTTTAATTTTTGCCTATTCAGACATGTTAAATACACCATAAAAGCAAATACCACCCACGAAACAGGGAAATATTAGATCTTCATTTAGACAGTGGCCACAGGTAAAGGTGATGTATTCGAATAAACGACACATCACATCGACATGGCGCTttcattctcataatctaaatgaatgaaaatgcagatttgtcacgTGGAAAAAGTAATTATGTTCCTACATTTATCACCACATCGAATTGGGTGTTCCAGATTTGGTGTCACTGATTAGATGTCCTTGAGGACCTTTGCATGTGAAACCTTTATTACTGAAACATCTGAGAAGTTCTattgttcactttaaaatttcAAAATCAGAAGAGCTCTCCAAGGCCCTCAGAAGGAAGTGTGTGTCTGACAGGGGATTTTTAAGATCATCATATTATTTGAGATCCGTTAGTAAGAAAAAGAAGCTACATCTGCCATATATTGCAAAGGAGAAAGGAGGAGAAAGTTTTTGCTGACTGAAAGGGCTAGACTATGGATTTCCATTAAACAAAGGCCTTCTGGAGGAAAGTATTGAGGGCTGATAAATCAAAGATAGATTTGTATACCCTAAACTGGCTGTGGACATCATGTCCATACCACTATCTCCCAACGAAAGAAGTCATTTGGAGGAtccattgtgtgtatatatgaacCCTAACTATCTATGTCAACTAATCTATGCTAAAATTGTCAAACGTGCTAAAATACTCATCTAGTCCTTCTAAGTATCCTATCTCAAGTATCTCCTAAACTCAAGGAAATCAACTTCATTTTCCTTACTTTGGTTACACTACTATTACAATGTAATGTCTCCACATCCCTGATGAAGCCAGtgtgcgaaatgcgtcaggattTGAGACGCCATTAACATCTATGACATATGGTACTATGTTCTTTACCCCGCTGTATTATGCCTTGGGCTTAATGCTATTTACAAATATGCCTattatttaggttatttttgtatatttataatttattgaaataaaatgttatttttatttaagtttgcACAACAAGGCTTCCTTTTCCTTTTACCTTCAATACCTAGATTTATATGGTATTGGtagaaatgtttggcacaaacaaAAGACAGTATTTTTGGAGAACATTATatctgtgaagcatggtggtagaACTGTTAGgatttggggttgctttgctttgctttgttagCAGTCATCAAATCAACTATGAGTTCTCATATCATATCTAAACCTAATGAGGACACAAATGTATGTTTCAACTTGATAATGATCCAAAGTGCACTAACAAATTCAACAAGAAATAGCTATACGAGAAAAAATGTACTGGCCCAGTCAAAGCCTTggttagaaaataaatgaaatgttttggggTACTTGAAATGGGCAGTTCATGCAAGGTGGCCTACAAACATCTTACAGCTAAAGAAATTTACCAAAGACTACTGCCAGTTCTACTACTGAGAGATCTACTGTATTTGTATAAAAagtggtgtatatatatatataaaaatatatatatatatatttgtcaaaagtgatatatatatatatatatatatatatatatatatatacatatatatatatatataatggaaaagGGTCCCTCAAGATCAAAGACACTCCCCAATCATCCCTGATCTAGATGGATTGTCCCTCTTTCAGCACCAAATCCCCTATCCATTGTTCCTCTTCAGTTGCCCCATTTTTAGACCgatttaaaaagattgatatTTTAACTATTACAAAGTAAAATCTTGTAGCAACTGGCacttttttaactaataaaaagaaactattaaaggtttgaaaaaagaaactaataaagattaccaaatgaaaaataaactatatcCATATTAAgattaacaattaaaaataaactacatcCATAGACAACTATATTTAGAGAAAGACgtaactttaaataaactttggGAGAATGTGCATGCTTCAATTGAATTGTCTAATTTTTGAAAAGCACAAGCGGTGGGTCGTCAGACAATGCTGAATCATGTCTGCTAGTGATGCAGAAAAACAGTCAGACTCCATTTACAATGCACATGTGTTGTTATAACCAAGGAGCAAAGATGAATTGTCGATGTCATGCTGAACACTATATCATGTGATGCTGGAGGTCCTGGACCATGCAAACTCACTGGGATGGAGCTCCATCAACACACTGCATAGTGATTGTTGTATgtgtctttttgtcttttttttattgtatattgaatcattatttatttgaaaagtaaaataataattgggCATTTTTTATGACACACATGAACACAGGAATCTCCCATAACCCTCAGGAGCCTTTAATGCCCCCTGAAAAACCACCAAAGACTAAACTAAATTTCACCCTCCTcattgactccaatgcatttcaccaaaatgtaattaaaatcaaaagtaattttaactGCTCGTAGCTCTGTTGGGGATATTTTCCATCAGTTCTAGTAATGGTGACACAAGAATTGAAAAGTCACACAGACAACAACAAATTCCTGAGCAAGGTTCTAATCCTTAGCTACTTTTAGAAATTGTGCTTTGTGATTTTCTATTACATTCTATTGGAGTTTCTTTGGTGATTATAAAACCTAATAGGGATTGGAAGATGTGGATGGATAAAAATGGAATCACAGAGGGGCTAGAACAAATGTTGCCCCAGGCATTTGCTCATAGGTTTGGGTTGTTTGTCACTTAATCTATGCTGAAAGTGAAGATTAAATAGCCAAATGCCTAGACTTTGGTCACATGACCTACACATTTCGAAGGTCTACTTTGGCACATGGCATTTGTTGTCATGAGAAATTTAAATGTTGAAAGTACATGACTGCAGGCTGTATGGgagtcaaatattttttaatggcagCATTTAATTAGAAGGGAGGGGGTTTACTTTTAGAGGGGAGAACAGCTTTAAGACAAATTACATTCCCCGGCTCCATTTTTGCTGAATATTCTTGCAGGATTTTGCCATCACCCACTCCTCCTGGTACTTTGACAAGTAATTTTTCTAACATATTGTaagaaaaactttactttttaggGGCATTTGGAGGCTGGCAGGGCAGTGGTCCTTATATTTGCATAGCGCCATACAATGTCCATTGCACATCACAACGCTCTGGCCAAGAATGAGATATAATAATTTTTCAGCACACTACATCTTTTTTCAGTGGATTCAAGCCATAGGACAATAGAGGAATGTTTTGAAATCttacagttgtcatcagaacaggtgaGGAACAGTCCTCAAAGTAGCATACCTATTCTgacttcacacacacacacatgctgaAAGGGAACGGGGAAAGGGGACACACTGCTATAGTACGTTGTATTAGAACAGAACCAAGTAgttaggtttccttttttttgtaaaggtggCATCCAAAATGCTTCTGGTTTTCTAAAAATAACTTTAGATGCACAGCAAATGAAATATCACCCTAAAATAGGCCATTTTTATTTAAGCATTATAGTAATTACTATGACATGTAAAATCAATATCAACATTGATCttcacaaaattttattttttaaacattttccaaatttttactaaacaaaatctGCCATTAAAAAACTTAAAAGTGTTGGACATGGAGCAGGTCATTAAATACCAAAATGTCAGAAAGGGGAATTGTCCACCACCGCCTAATCAGCAGCTACACCGTGaactaaaaagcaaaaagttgTTGACATCATAGAAAGAAGAAGACCTGTTTAGGCTATGTATCCTCCTCAGGAACAAAAGAAGGTGTTACATCAACCTCAGAGTAGAAGTCCAAAATAAACAAGACATGAAATAGACAGTTGAATGCAAATATTACTTGCGGCACAGGAAAACAACAAACCGCTGAGATATAGATGCATAGATCATAGATCACAGTTGCCAAAAATCAATGCCCATTAAATGTTCAAAAACTCCATAGATGGTGAATCTGTCTCATAGAAAAAAGAAGTGTTTTGTAGCAAACTGAGACAATGGCATCAGTACTTTATTGGAGtctttataataaaatggaaGAAATGCTAAGCAACCTCTAAACACTAGTtagatatattaattattatttttattattatcatatttaattaatattgaatattttagaaAGGTAAACTGAAACCTATCTATCCATCTCAATTGATAGCtattttatagatagatagatagatgcataCAACCAGTGTTCCCAATGTACGTGTGCATTGTCAACAGATGCAAAGCTGCTTTGTTCCATGTAAGAAGTTCTGCAGGCTCCAGATGTTGAGTTTTCTAAATGCGTTGGTTGGGTAGAAAAAAACAGTGCTCATGAAAAAGCCCCCTAGAGCCGTGCAGGCTGATCCTAATATCAGGGGTCTCCCGGGTCATTTTAATAACTGCTTACAGTTAAAATTCACTTAAAAGCTTACATTTATTATGTGAAGCTTGAATTCAAAGTGCAATGATTAAACAACCATACTGAACATTTTGTGCtatagaattattaaaaaataaaacataaattatatatatacatgtatcaataatataaaaaaacaattcagaaaaACAAAGCAGTAAATATGTTCATAATAAGTAAAGCTTATTagtattaaatgaataaatattttttgaaatatttgtatgaagtatgaaagcacataatataaattccgcccagaaaaaatattttcagcattgaTCAATGAAACAACTTACTAAAAATATGGAATTGGTGGTATGCGCTTTGGCATCCGTCAGCAACCAATCACAAAGGAATTTTCTCATAGGCTATCTATTCTAAGTTGCTCAGAACTGATCACTTATTGGCTTGTATTGGTTGCTGTACGTTGTTatctttgtattatattatttactgtTACTTGGCATATAAAGTGATACATACATAGGTCAAAGACTAATGTGCAAAGGCCAATAAACCACAGCAGCCAACCCAAATGAATCTGTATGTTATAGGAATGCCATTACTGCAATTTGGATTGGTTACTGTGGGTTACTACACctcaattatacatttttttagcatgaaagaaagaagaagacatttTTCAAGATGGTATAACCTACCAGGATCTTCATGAAGTCTCCCACTGTTGTTGAGTGTATTACTGTAATGCTGGTAGCTTAGGTATGGGCTCCCATTTAGGTGCTGGCTGGCTGCAGAGGTAGAGTAAGAGTATGGGAATGACCGTCCTCCATAGGCCGAGGCCCCAGGAGAAAAGAGACCATCGTGGCCAGCCGGGTGGAAGCCATGCAATGAATAATGTCCATGTGCCAAAACTGGAGAGTGTTGGCCTTGTGAAGAAGAAGGTGGTGGTCCATGGCTAAACTCAAGAAAGGCAGACTTAGATGGGTCCAGATAAGCATCAGCAATAGAGGTCATCTCAGCTTTGGAGGTCAACCTGTCCTCGTTGATATCAAACTTGGTGCTGAGCCATAATCACGCTCCATTTCATACCTTTTCCAGCTACCAGAAACTTTAGTCAAACattactagtctgtcatttggcaaatgttcctAAAGTCAGCTTTACTGAACTCCTGGAGCCGCCCCCCAGCCCTGTAATTGGTAAGCACCTCTTCTGATGTCACAGATTCTTCCCCAGGGAAACCCTCATTAATATAATTACTTCTCTTTTGCAGGCAGCTGGTTGAATGAAGACTGTTCACAGACCCGAGCTGGTCTGCAGGTTACGACTTGCTTTAGCAGCCTGATCAACAAGTGAGGATGATAGGGAGGAGGGAGGATCATCATGTACAAAACAAGAAACTCTATACAGTCTATATctatacagtaaatgtttattttcaagaAGCTAGTGTAGGTTTACATATATCAAGAATGATGTGGAATAATTTTCAAGGCACATGAATAactctcacaatatatattttaagagtagattttttttttagtatgcgTAAACTGTAGCACAATGCAACCAGAGGAAATACAATATAGTAAAATACAAATGATGGTAAGTAATAGCTAATGCAGCAATTATAGCTATAGCCGAGAACTTGTTGCCTAAAGAACTATAGTCTCATGCCTATTAAAGAACTGATCTCTAGAAGCTTTACCCAAAAATGCAGATGGTATTACTTGTGGTCCCCCTGCAGCTTACCTTTCTCCATTATTGACTTACCATGCACTGTCTTTGTATGGTGGCAATTATCTTGGATGGAGGCAGGGTTTTCTTCCTCGGGacaaagcctc
This Pyxicephalus adspersus chromosome 6, UCB_Pads_2.0, whole genome shotgun sequence DNA region includes the following protein-coding sequences:
- the DLX4 gene encoding homeobox protein DLX-4, whose product is MTSIADAYLDPSKSAFLEFSHGPPPSSSQGQHSPVLAHGHYSLHGFHPAGHDGLFSPGASAYGGRSFPYSYSTSAASQHLNGSPYLSYQHYSNTLNNSGRLHEDPELEKSTMIENGELRMNGKGKKIRKPRTIYSSLQLQALNQRFQQTQYLALPERAELAAQLGLTQTQVKIWFQNKRSKYKKVSKQGSNVQDGDHSQNSSSVSPCSPNGPPMWDFHSAGRTAPMPPDYLNNFNPWYQNPDALSRPPML